One Nostoc punctiforme PCC 73102 DNA window includes the following coding sequences:
- a CDS encoding ABC exporter membrane fusion protein: MAVNKESRLFTKPVGRSQLILAASLTLAAGLIAFYSLVPFWSKPKVVTPAANPPKAATPVKLAVTALGRLEPEGEVTSLTAPASNNGVRVDRLLVKEGETVKAGQLLAYLENYGRSRTALQQALDQLQVAKAKLAQVKSGAKTGDIDAQKAAIARLEPQYKGDVATQEATIARIQAEVDNAQAENNRYQQLYKQGAIAASVADTKALQLKTTQQQLSEAQATLKRTQDTFQEQRKQAQAQLTSISEVRSVDVQVAQTEVNSATTSVQQAKADLDLSYIKSPINGKILKIHAKTGEVISTSRGFAEIGKTSQMYVIAEVYQTDVQKVRVGQKATITSTAFTGTIKGTVKEIGWQVDKQNIFSINPGSDTDRRIVEVKISIDNPADSEKVARLTNLQVDVAIHI; the protein is encoded by the coding sequence ATGGCAGTAAATAAAGAAAGCCGATTATTCACAAAACCCGTAGGTAGATCGCAACTAATTTTAGCAGCTTCTCTAACCTTAGCAGCCGGATTAATAGCTTTTTATAGTTTAGTTCCATTTTGGTCTAAACCTAAAGTTGTAACACCAGCAGCGAACCCTCCCAAAGCTGCCACGCCTGTAAAACTTGCTGTAACCGCTTTGGGACGTTTGGAGCCAGAAGGCGAAGTTACTTCTTTGACTGCTCCTGCTTCTAATAATGGGGTGAGAGTAGATAGACTGTTGGTGAAAGAAGGAGAGACGGTTAAAGCAGGGCAATTATTAGCTTATCTAGAAAACTATGGTCGTTCTAGAACCGCATTGCAACAGGCTTTAGACCAACTGCAAGTTGCCAAAGCGAAACTAGCGCAGGTTAAATCTGGAGCGAAAACCGGAGATATCGATGCTCAAAAGGCAGCGATCGCACGTTTAGAGCCACAATATAAAGGGGATGTTGCAACTCAAGAGGCGACAATTGCCCGTATCCAGGCTGAGGTAGATAATGCTCAAGCTGAGAACAATCGCTATCAGCAATTATATAAACAAGGTGCGATCGCTGCTTCTGTAGCAGATACCAAAGCTTTGCAACTCAAGACTACACAACAGCAGCTATCAGAAGCCCAAGCCACCCTCAAGCGAACTCAAGACACATTTCAAGAACAACGCAAGCAAGCACAAGCACAACTCACCAGTATTAGCGAAGTGCGTAGTGTAGATGTTCAGGTCGCGCAAACCGAAGTCAACAGTGCCACAACTTCTGTTCAACAAGCAAAAGCCGACTTGGATTTAAGTTACATCAAATCTCCCATAAATGGCAAAATTTTAAAAATTCACGCCAAAACCGGAGAAGTCATCAGCACCAGTAGAGGATTTGCTGAGATAGGTAAAACATCTCAAATGTATGTCATTGCAGAGGTGTATCAAACCGATGTTCAAAAAGTGCGTGTAGGACAAAAAGCCACAATTACCAGCACTGCATTTACTGGAACAATAAAAGGAACTGTAAAAGAAATTGGTTGGCAAGTTGACAAGCAAAACATCTTCAGCATAAACCCTGGTTCAGATACAGACCGCAGAATAGTTGAAGTGAAAATCTCCATCGATAATCCCGCAGATAGTGAAAAGGTCGCTCGTTTAACTAACTTACAAGTGGATGTCGCCATTCATATTTAG
- the devC gene encoding ABC transporter permease DevC, which yields MNFKIPLGWLQLAQQKVRLLVAVAGIGFIVLLMFVQLGFQDALYSSATAVHQNLKGDLFLVSSQYKSLTSNQSFSRTRLYQSLGFDGVESVSPMYLQFAKLKNPATSEKYSIYVIGFDPGRPVMNLPEVEKNLDKLKIPDVVLFDRGSRPEFGPIAEKFNGGETAQTIEIFPYSSLIGYRVRIGGLFTLGPSFGVDGNLLVSDSTFLRINPNTRPADMIDIGLISLKPGANAEKVLKNLQANLPSDVQVFTRQGFIDFEKNYWAVRTPIGFILNLMLTMAAVVGVVIVYQILYSNIATQFVAYATLKAIGYANSYLLNVVFQQALILAILGYIPGFITSVLLYSFAAEATKLPIVMTTNNAVIVLTSTVLMCITSGALAINKLRSADPGDIF from the coding sequence ATGAATTTCAAAATTCCTTTAGGATGGCTACAGCTAGCGCAGCAAAAAGTTCGTTTACTAGTAGCTGTAGCCGGGATTGGTTTTATTGTACTGCTAATGTTTGTGCAACTTGGCTTTCAAGATGCTCTTTATTCCAGTGCAACTGCTGTGCATCAGAATCTCAAAGGAGATTTATTTTTAGTGAGTTCGCAATATAAATCTTTGACCTCAAATCAAAGTTTTTCACGCACTCGTTTGTACCAATCCCTGGGGTTTGATGGCGTAGAGTCAGTTAGCCCCATGTATTTGCAATTTGCCAAACTGAAAAATCCTGCAACTAGTGAAAAATATTCAATATATGTTATTGGTTTCGATCCAGGTAGACCTGTGATGAATCTCCCAGAAGTGGAGAAAAATTTAGATAAACTCAAAATTCCCGATGTCGTGCTTTTTGACCGGGGTTCTCGCCCAGAGTTTGGCCCAATAGCAGAAAAATTTAATGGGGGAGAAACTGCACAGACAATTGAAATATTTCCCTACAGTTCATTGATTGGCTATAGAGTGAGAATAGGTGGTTTATTCACATTAGGTCCTTCGTTTGGAGTAGACGGAAATTTACTTGTTAGTGACTCCACTTTTTTGAGGATAAATCCCAATACTCGTCCGGCAGATATGATAGATATTGGTTTGATTTCACTCAAACCTGGCGCTAATGCCGAAAAAGTACTGAAAAATTTACAGGCAAATTTGCCTAGTGATGTCCAAGTTTTTACCCGTCAAGGCTTCATTGATTTTGAAAAAAACTATTGGGCTGTTAGAACACCCATTGGTTTTATTCTTAACTTAATGTTGACAATGGCTGCGGTTGTTGGTGTGGTTATTGTTTATCAAATTCTTTACAGCAATATTGCAACTCAGTTCGTTGCTTACGCCACTTTGAAAGCCATAGGTTATGCCAATAGCTATTTATTGAATGTCGTATTTCAGCAAGCTTTAATTTTGGCAATCTTAGGGTATATTCCAGGATTCATTACTTCTGTCTTGTTATATAGTTTTGCCGCAGAAGCCACTAAACTACCAATAGTTATGACAACTAATAATGCAGTGATTGTCTTAACTTCAACAGTTTTAATGTGTATAACATCAGGAGCGCTTGCTATCAACAAACTCCGCTCCGCAGATCCGGGAGATATTTTCTAG
- a CDS encoding NAD-dependent epimerase/dehydratase family protein encodes MNLKDKTLLITGIDEFVGLRTAELAIAQGMKVRGLKSSTEQNKQLQNLGVEIIIGSITDSTIAQKACQGVDIVLHTDQLAEEAGAIKNFRDVNVGGTVNMAKAAKQAGVKTFVHLSSVMVYGFNYPNGVTESGPLSGENNPYCETKIEAETAVLELNNPPDFGIIVIRAGDVYGPGSIPWIVRPVLMMRQKLFACANDGKGVINHVYIDNLIDGIFLAIEKETYGEIFNITDGQETSWKEYFMRLAAMEGLSAPLSLPKDEIKLFLKLRVQGQKLFRKKVDILPESIDFMTRPYACSIVKAQSMLNYKPTIHLEEGMQRTHEWLQKTDIQSLIK; translated from the coding sequence ATGAACCTCAAAGATAAAACCCTGCTAATTACGGGAATTGATGAATTTGTCGGTTTGCGTACAGCCGAGTTAGCCATCGCACAAGGAATGAAGGTTCGTGGACTTAAAAGTTCTACAGAACAAAACAAACAATTACAGAATTTAGGTGTTGAGATAATTATTGGTAGTATCACAGATTCTACTATTGCTCAAAAGGCTTGTCAGGGAGTAGATATCGTTTTACATACAGATCAACTTGCCGAAGAAGCTGGCGCAATTAAGAATTTCCGTGATGTCAATGTTGGTGGTACTGTCAACATGGCTAAAGCCGCTAAACAGGCTGGTGTCAAAACATTTGTGCATCTTTCCAGCGTAATGGTTTACGGTTTCAACTATCCTAATGGTGTTACAGAATCTGGGCCACTTTCTGGCGAAAATAATCCTTACTGTGAAACGAAAATAGAAGCCGAAACAGCAGTTTTAGAACTGAATAATCCTCCAGATTTTGGCATCATTGTTATTCGAGCTGGAGATGTTTACGGCCCAGGAAGTATACCCTGGATAGTCAGACCAGTTCTGATGATGCGTCAAAAATTATTTGCCTGTGCTAACGATGGCAAAGGAGTTATTAATCATGTATACATAGATAATCTGATTGATGGCATCTTTCTAGCGATAGAAAAAGAAACCTATGGTGAAATATTTAATATCACCGACGGACAAGAAACTTCGTGGAAAGAGTATTTTATGCGTTTAGCAGCAATGGAAGGTTTATCAGCACCCCTTTCATTACCGAAAGATGAAATCAAGTTGTTTCTAAAGCTACGTGTTCAAGGACAAAAACTTTTTCGAAAAAAAGTTGATATCCTACCAGAGTCTATAGATTTTATGACTCGTCCTTATGCTTGTTCTATTGTCAAAGCACAAAGCATGTTAAATTATAAACCAACAATTCACCTAGAAGAAGGAATGCAGCGAACACATGAATGGCTGCAAAAAACAGATATTCAAAGCTTGATTAAATAG
- a CDS encoding type I polyketide synthase, translated as MSAYSIDTALAELESLINNCEKAVMRSIEEKNMKSDKSDKSVSINRINRQLQHNPIAIVGMASLLPQARNLREYWQNIVNKIDCITDVPSTHWSVEDYYDPNPRTTEDKTYCKRGGFLPEVDFNPMEFGIPPSILEVTDVSQLLSLVVAKEAMEDAGYGEKREFNREMVGVILGVAMAKQLGMPLSARLEYPIWEKALKSSGLSDEDTQKIVDKIKSAYVKWDENAFPGMLANVVAGRIANRLNFGGMNCVVDAACASSFGALKMAISELVEHRSDMMLTGGVDTDNTIMAYISFSKTPAVSPSENVKPFDAKSDGMMLGEGIGMIVLKRLEDAERDNDKIYAVIKGIGTSSDGRYKSIYAPRKEGQVKALERAYEDAGFSPATVGLMEAHGTGTMAGDPTEFGSLKDFFDVHDDKKQHIALGSVKSQIGHTKAAAGAASLIKTALALHHKVLPPTINITEPNPKLNIKNSSFYLNTQTRPWIRPEGEAPRRAGVSSFGFGGTNYHVVLEEYEADQNAAYRLHSDASEVLLFAPTVEQLLSKSEDILGKLRSRSDSGGVSPEAITYYAQLVKKCKSPQIPLSAPRFGFVAENLEEACKFLQTSIDWLKLKGTAASWEHPQGIYYRSSGMELGGKVVSLFSGQGSQYLEMGRELVMNFPLMRRLHGYMDSLLLKDNLQPLSEIVFPHPVFGEAEKNVQVAALQRTEYAQPAIGVLSAGMYSILQQAGFKSDFVAGHSFGELTALWAAGVLSTEDYLFLVKARGQAMAAPEDPDHDAGSMLAVKEDISKVEAVLRHFPQVAIANQNSPTQFVLAGPTAEIARIKEALHEKGYTAVLLPVSAAFHTPLIAFAQKSFAIATKSVKFQSPKIPVYSNVTSKQYPKEAQGIQKILETHLSNSVLFKQEIENIYAAGGTCFVEFGPRRILSNLVKEILGDRPHITVSLNPSTQKNSDRSLREAVVQLRVIGLALNNLDPYQLPQTIPPIETKKTLNVRLNGINYRSEKTKNAFALALQDGHKVTLPTPEYPDAAPLFSSPGVTPPLAVIETNGHKKTTPVMNGVTSNIITQPEQQMNPVTLPQPVQESKMQPTPEKLTNYEQLLASLEYLLTQFQENQAENLQVHGTYLNHQMEYAKAFFQLMQQQNSLLSESKSTAETAKMKLVVMESLERSMMQFHSQQSETLRIHEQYLQEQLEYTKSFFQLIQQEYSQIISGEGVTQLTEKLSDAVRHHFTTETTVTDAPTKIVESQPLPVAITQEPLPAAVEPVVETPAPIQTRSIASLPTPHFATVETVEPVIAPPVPVVEPQAEVVVKISAPPVEEVVAFTPEPAPTTAAPVSGATIDIVDLDKNLLAITSDKTGYPVEMLEMDMDMEADLGIDSIKRVEILGALQEMYPNLPKPNLEELSEKRTIGQVVEYLQSHASKSVSVEIAIHEVQQTTEISVEVAPVVEVVVAPEPSVVVAFTPEPEVASSTSDEFANLGETLLAITSDKTGYPVEMLELEMDMEADLGIDSIKRVEILGAMQEMYPNLPKPNIEELGDLRTIGQIVDYLQQLAGGEKKKSEPEFVQQQPPELEHNIPRYTVKLRSLAQPDYLDFTLPEGHIGLITDDGSLTTYKLTESLIEKGWKVVVISFPQSLIAQQAPLPTGVTRVTLANLSEEHLQQQLQAIASHCGAIGAFIHLHPMFVGNHTGSISYNESEKAIVKHVFLMAKHLKPSLNEAAKHGRSCFCTVAHLDGAFGLEYKVNFGAIGAGLFGLTKTLRWEWPKVFTRAIDLSPRLDAKQSVQNIIAELHDPNLYISEVGYGSQGRVTIIAD; from the coding sequence ATGTCTGCTTATTCAATTGATACTGCCTTAGCGGAGTTAGAAAGCCTTATCAATAATTGTGAAAAGGCTGTGATGAGGTCTATAGAGGAAAAAAACATGAAATCAGACAAATCAGATAAATCAGTGTCAATCAACAGAATTAACAGACAATTACAACACAACCCTATCGCCATCGTTGGGATGGCTTCTCTATTGCCTCAAGCCAGAAATTTACGGGAATACTGGCAAAATATAGTAAACAAAATTGACTGTATTACTGATGTTCCTTCCACTCACTGGAGTGTCGAAGATTATTACGATCCGAATCCTAGAACTACTGAAGACAAAACCTACTGTAAAAGAGGTGGGTTTCTTCCAGAGGTAGATTTTAACCCGATGGAATTCGGCATACCACCCAGCATTTTAGAAGTCACAGATGTATCGCAACTATTAAGTTTAGTGGTTGCGAAAGAGGCGATGGAAGATGCAGGTTATGGTGAAAAACGTGAGTTTAACCGCGAAATGGTTGGGGTAATCTTAGGCGTGGCTATGGCCAAGCAATTAGGAATGCCACTTTCTGCGAGATTGGAATATCCGATTTGGGAAAAAGCGCTCAAAAGCAGTGGTTTATCTGATGAAGATACGCAAAAAATCGTTGATAAAATCAAAAGCGCTTATGTGAAGTGGGATGAGAACGCTTTCCCTGGAATGTTAGCGAATGTAGTCGCGGGTAGAATTGCCAATCGCCTAAATTTTGGCGGGATGAATTGTGTTGTTGACGCGGCTTGCGCTAGTTCCTTCGGTGCTTTAAAAATGGCAATTAGTGAGCTAGTTGAGCATCGCTCTGACATGATGCTAACTGGTGGTGTTGATACCGATAACACCATCATGGCTTACATCTCGTTCAGCAAAACACCGGCGGTTTCTCCTAGTGAAAATGTCAAACCTTTCGATGCTAAATCTGATGGGATGATGCTGGGTGAAGGTATCGGGATGATTGTCCTCAAACGGTTAGAAGATGCTGAACGGGACAACGATAAAATATATGCCGTAATTAAAGGTATTGGTACTTCTAGCGATGGACGTTACAAGAGCATTTATGCTCCCCGCAAAGAAGGCCAAGTCAAAGCCTTAGAACGTGCTTATGAAGATGCCGGCTTCTCTCCCGCTACTGTTGGTTTAATGGAAGCACATGGCACCGGGACAATGGCTGGAGATCCGACAGAATTCGGTTCTTTAAAAGACTTCTTTGATGTGCATGATGACAAAAAGCAGCATATCGCTTTGGGTAGTGTGAAATCGCAAATCGGACACACAAAAGCGGCTGCGGGTGCGGCGAGTTTGATTAAAACTGCTTTGGCTTTACATCACAAAGTATTACCACCCACAATTAACATCACCGAGCCGAACCCCAAACTCAACATTAAAAATTCATCCTTTTATTTGAATACCCAAACCAGACCTTGGATTCGTCCAGAAGGGGAAGCACCAAGACGTGCAGGTGTAAGTTCCTTTGGATTTGGCGGAACCAACTATCACGTTGTTTTGGAAGAATATGAAGCTGACCAAAACGCCGCTTACCGCTTACATAGTGATGCTAGTGAAGTGCTGTTGTTTGCTCCTACAGTAGAGCAATTGTTGAGCAAGTCGGAAGATATTTTAGGTAAGTTGCGTTCACGAAGTGACTCCGGAGGAGTATCGCCTGAAGCGATAACATATTACGCGCAATTAGTCAAGAAATGCAAGTCGCCACAGATTCCCCTCTCTGCTCCCAGATTTGGGTTTGTCGCTGAAAATCTCGAAGAAGCTTGCAAGTTTCTGCAAACTAGCATTGACTGGCTGAAACTCAAAGGAACAGCAGCATCTTGGGAGCATCCCCAAGGGATTTATTACCGTTCCTCTGGTATGGAATTGGGTGGAAAAGTTGTCTCTCTATTTTCTGGTCAAGGTTCGCAATACTTGGAGATGGGACGCGAACTGGTAATGAATTTTCCTTTGATGCGCCGTCTTCATGGCTATATGGATAGCCTGTTGCTCAAAGATAATTTGCAACCGTTGTCAGAAATCGTTTTCCCTCATCCTGTGTTTGGAGAGGCAGAAAAGAATGTCCAAGTTGCTGCCTTGCAACGCACAGAATACGCTCAACCAGCCATCGGGGTGTTGAGTGCAGGGATGTACAGCATACTGCAACAAGCTGGATTTAAGTCAGATTTTGTTGCCGGTCACAGCTTTGGTGAACTAACAGCGCTATGGGCTGCGGGGGTTTTGAGTACAGAAGATTACTTGTTCTTGGTGAAAGCTAGGGGGCAAGCAATGGCTGCACCCGAAGATCCAGATCATGATGCGGGTAGTATGTTGGCTGTCAAAGAAGACATCAGCAAAGTGGAAGCAGTGCTGAGGCATTTTCCCCAAGTTGCGATCGCTAATCAAAATTCCCCAACTCAATTTGTCTTGGCTGGCCCTACCGCAGAAATAGCGAGAATCAAAGAGGCTTTACACGAGAAAGGATATACGGCTGTATTGCTACCTGTTTCAGCAGCTTTCCATACACCGCTAATCGCCTTTGCTCAGAAATCATTTGCGATCGCAACCAAGTCTGTTAAATTCCAAAGTCCCAAAATCCCTGTTTACAGCAACGTTACTAGTAAGCAGTATCCCAAGGAAGCCCAAGGTATTCAAAAGATTCTGGAAACGCACCTTTCTAACTCGGTGCTATTTAAACAGGAAATTGAAAATATCTATGCGGCGGGTGGTACTTGCTTTGTGGAATTTGGGCCGAGGAGAATTCTTAGCAACTTGGTGAAAGAGATTCTTGGCGATCGCCCACATATTACCGTATCTTTGAACCCCAGTACTCAAAAGAATAGCGATCGCTCTTTACGGGAAGCAGTTGTGCAGTTGCGGGTAATTGGTTTGGCTTTGAATAACCTCGATCCTTATCAACTTCCTCAAACTATTCCCCCAATTGAGACGAAGAAGACATTAAATGTACGTTTAAACGGCATCAACTACAGATCCGAAAAAACGAAAAATGCCTTTGCTCTAGCTTTGCAGGATGGGCATAAAGTCACATTACCTACACCCGAATATCCTGATGCGGCTCCTTTGTTTAGCAGCCCAGGTGTAACTCCACCTCTAGCAGTGATAGAAACTAACGGACATAAAAAAACCACTCCTGTAATGAACGGTGTGACATCTAATATCATCACCCAGCCAGAGCAACAGATGAATCCTGTTACCCTGCCACAACCAGTCCAGGAATCTAAGATGCAACCAACACCAGAAAAGCTTACAAATTACGAACAACTTTTAGCAAGTTTAGAATACCTCCTGACACAGTTTCAGGAAAATCAAGCCGAGAATTTACAAGTTCACGGTACTTATCTCAACCATCAAATGGAATATGCTAAAGCGTTTTTCCAACTGATGCAACAGCAGAATTCCTTGTTGAGCGAAAGTAAATCAACAGCCGAAACTGCCAAAATGAAGCTAGTTGTCATGGAAAGCTTAGAGCGTAGCATGATGCAGTTTCATTCCCAACAAAGTGAAACTCTACGCATCCATGAGCAATATCTTCAAGAGCAGTTGGAATATACTAAGAGCTTTTTCCAACTCATACAGCAAGAGTATTCTCAAATTATCTCTGGTGAGGGAGTAACTCAACTAACAGAGAAACTAAGCGATGCAGTACGCCATCATTTCACAACAGAAACAACTGTTACTGATGCACCTACCAAGATAGTAGAAAGTCAGCCTTTACCCGTAGCTATTACCCAAGAACCTCTCCCGGCTGCTGTAGAGCCTGTAGTTGAAACTCCTGCCCCAATACAGACGCGATCAATCGCGTCTCTACCGACTCCGCACTTCGCCACTGTCGAGACAGTAGAGCCTGTAATTGCGCCACCTGTCCCAGTAGTAGAACCTCAAGCTGAGGTTGTAGTCAAAATTAGCGCACCTCCAGTCGAGGAAGTTGTTGCATTCACCCCAGAACCAGCACCTACAACTGCTGCACCTGTATCTGGCGCAACCATCGATATTGTCGACTTGGATAAAAACCTCTTAGCCATCACCAGCGACAAGACCGGCTACCCAGTCGAGATGCTGGAAATGGATATGGACATGGAGGCCGATTTAGGAATTGACTCCATCAAACGGGTGGAAATCTTAGGGGCGCTACAAGAAATGTACCCCAACCTACCCAAGCCCAATTTAGAAGAACTGTCAGAAAAACGCACCATCGGTCAAGTTGTAGAGTATCTGCAATCTCACGCTTCCAAAAGTGTTTCTGTAGAAATTGCCATTCACGAAGTACAACAAACAACCGAGATTTCAGTAGAGGTTGCACCAGTAGTTGAGGTAGTCGTTGCACCGGAACCAAGCGTGGTTGTTGCATTCACCCCAGAACCAGAAGTTGCTTCTTCTACAAGTGATGAATTTGCAAACTTAGGTGAAACCCTGTTAGCCATCACCAGCGATAAGACCGGCTATCCAGTAGAGATGCTGGAACTGGAAATGGACATGGAGGCGGATTTAGGGATTGACTCGATTAAACGGGTGGAAATCTTAGGGGCGATGCAAGAAATGTACCCCAACTTACCCAAGCCAAATATCGAAGAACTCGGAGACCTCCGCACCATCGGTCAAATAGTTGATTACCTACAGCAGTTGGCTGGAGGTGAAAAAAAAAAGTCTGAGCCTGAGTTTGTCCAACAGCAGCCACCGGAATTAGAGCATAATATCCCGCGCTATACTGTCAAACTCAGAAGCCTAGCACAGCCTGATTATTTGGATTTCACGTTACCAGAGGGACACATCGGTTTAATCACCGATGATGGTTCCCTCACCACCTATAAATTAACTGAATCCCTAATCGAGAAAGGCTGGAAAGTAGTAGTTATCAGCTTCCCCCAATCGCTCATCGCCCAACAAGCGCCTTTACCTACAGGAGTAACCCGCGTCACCTTAGCAAACTTGAGTGAAGAACATCTTCAACAACAATTGCAAGCGATCGCATCTCACTGCGGAGCGATTGGGGCCTTCATCCATCTACATCCGATGTTTGTAGGAAATCACACCGGGAGTATTTCTTATAACGAATCAGAAAAGGCGATCGTCAAGCACGTATTTTTGATGGCGAAACACCTCAAACCCTCCCTCAACGAAGCCGCAAAGCATGGACGTAGTTGTTTCTGCACAGTTGCTCACCTTGATGGAGCCTTCGGCTTAGAGTACAAAGTCAACTTCGGTGCGATCGGTGCTGGTTTATTTGGATTAACCAAAACTCTGAGATGGGAATGGCCCAAAGTTTTCACTCGTGCGATCGACCTAAGCCCCAGGCTTGACGCTAAACAATCAGTACAAAACATCATCGCCGAACTTCACGACCCCAACCTTTATATAAGTGAAGTTGGCTACGGCTCACAAGGACGAGTCACCATTATCGCCGATTAA
- a CDS encoding SDR family NAD(P)-dependent oxidoreductase, whose translation MTQTAQLSPSSVFVVSGGAKGITAECTIRLAQQQPCKFILLGRSELLETEPDYAQNSDESALKKCIMENLLSQGEKPTPMNVQKIYNKITSSREIKKTLAAIEKTGAKAEYISVDVTDTPALQEKLATAVQHFGAITGIIHGAGNLADKLIEKKTEDDFEKVYTAKVQGLENLLACVNPNQLQHLVLFSSVTGFYGNPGQSDYAIANEILNKSAHIFKQSYPSCHVVAINWGAWDSGMVTAELKKIFQERKIDIIPIAVGAQMLVKEMDNTNHETSQVVIGSPLVPLAAELDPELRTHRIRRQMTLEANPFLHDHTIAGSPVLPATCAMTWSINASEQLYPGYRLFYYQDFKVLKGITFNETLAKEHILEIEEISKVNLERIELKAKISSKNLEGKTHFHFSAQLNLQREIPDAPIYESLNLEPDNIITATGKDFYQNGGATLFHGPGFQEVKRVLNISPEKITTECLWPELTAKEQGQFPVQWVNPYTTDLSMHALWIWTQHFHEEGCLPGKVEKFEQFEMIPHNETFYVSCEVKSKTPSSAIANFIIHDRQGKIYSRMLGAHAIIWSMKMLRS comes from the coding sequence ATGACACAAACAGCCCAGCTTAGTCCATCATCTGTCTTTGTCGTGAGCGGCGGTGCAAAAGGGATTACGGCTGAGTGTACTATCAGATTAGCCCAACAGCAACCCTGCAAATTCATCCTCCTCGGTCGCTCCGAACTATTAGAAACCGAGCCAGATTATGCTCAAAATTCTGATGAATCCGCATTGAAAAAATGCATCATGGAAAATCTTCTTTCTCAAGGAGAGAAGCCCACACCCATGAATGTGCAAAAAATATATAACAAAATTACCTCTAGCCGCGAGATTAAAAAGACCCTAGCAGCAATTGAAAAAACAGGAGCTAAAGCAGAATATATCAGCGTCGATGTCACAGATACGCCAGCTTTACAAGAAAAACTTGCCACTGCTGTCCAACACTTCGGCGCAATTACCGGAATCATCCACGGGGCTGGAAACTTAGCTGATAAGTTAATTGAAAAGAAAACAGAAGATGATTTTGAAAAAGTTTACACAGCTAAAGTTCAAGGCTTAGAGAACCTCCTGGCTTGCGTTAACCCTAATCAACTTCAGCATTTAGTTTTGTTTTCTTCAGTAACAGGCTTTTACGGCAATCCCGGACAATCTGATTATGCGATCGCAAATGAAATTCTGAACAAATCAGCCCATATATTTAAGCAAAGTTATCCCTCATGTCATGTAGTCGCTATCAACTGGGGCGCTTGGGATAGTGGCATGGTGACAGCAGAATTAAAGAAGATTTTTCAAGAGCGAAAAATTGACATAATTCCCATTGCAGTTGGGGCACAAATGCTTGTGAAAGAAATGGATAATACCAATCATGAAACCTCACAAGTTGTTATTGGTAGTCCACTAGTTCCACTTGCGGCGGAGTTAGATCCAGAATTACGAACCCATCGTATTCGTCGCCAAATGACATTGGAGGCTAATCCATTTTTGCACGATCATACGATTGCTGGTTCTCCAGTTTTACCAGCAACTTGTGCAATGACCTGGAGTATCAACGCTTCTGAACAATTATATCCTGGTTATCGGTTGTTTTATTACCAAGACTTCAAAGTTTTGAAGGGAATTACTTTCAATGAAACATTAGCAAAGGAACATATTTTAGAAATAGAAGAAATTTCCAAAGTCAACCTTGAAAGAATCGAACTCAAAGCCAAAATTTCGAGTAAAAACCTAGAAGGAAAAACCCATTTTCATTTTAGCGCTCAACTCAATCTCCAGCGTGAAATCCCAGATGCACCCATCTATGAATCTCTCAATCTCGAACCAGATAACATCATCACTGCTACCGGAAAAGATTTTTACCAAAATGGTGGGGCGACTTTATTTCATGGCCCCGGTTTTCAAGAAGTTAAAAGAGTTTTAAACATCAGTCCCGAAAAAATTACTACAGAATGTCTTTGGCCAGAACTCACCGCAAAAGAACAAGGACAATTCCCTGTCCAATGGGTAAATCCTTACACAACTGACTTGAGTATGCACGCTTTATGGATTTGGACACAACATTTCCATGAAGAAGGTTGTTTGCCAGGAAAAGTAGAAAAATTTGAACAGTTTGAGATGATACCACATAATGAAACATTTTACGTTTCTTGTGAAGTAAAATCCAAGACACCAAGTAGTGCGATCGCAAACTTTATCATACACGATCGCCAAGGAAAAATATACTCACGAATGCTCGGCGCTCATGCCATTATTTGGTCAATGAAAATGCTTAGAAGTTAG